A window of the Hypomesus transpacificus isolate Combined female chromosome 10, fHypTra1, whole genome shotgun sequence genome harbors these coding sequences:
- the tmem53 gene encoding transmembrane protein 53: MADDGIDYNIVFPDALISERHWHGTKEPVVVLLGWAGCKDKHLTKYGSIYNKQGCVTVRYTAPLKIVFISESFGFKELSSTARKLLEILYDYEVENSPIFFHVFSNGGFMLYRYVVELMHSEQQFSSLRVVGAVVDSAPGSGNVCGAVRALTATLGPNVNTMLKYVLLTLFAVTVFLLRVVLYPVTKYIHRNHYDAMRERPATWPQLYLYSQADQVIRNRDVELMVKALKEKGMPVDSYDFVTTAHVSHYRDFPQEYTTRCLAFLADCMKAPEGTQSKKQRHLIQ, from the exons ATGGCAGATGATGGCATAGACTACAACATTGTATTTCCAGATGCTCTTATTTCGG AGAGACACTGGCATGGGACCAAGGAACCGGTTGTCGTCCTGCTTGGATGGGCTGGTTGTAAAGACAAACATCTCACCAAATACGGCTCAATCTACAATAAACAG GGATGTGTCACTGTCCGCTACACAGCCCCCTTGAAGATCGTTTTTATCTCTGAATCCTTTGGCTTCAAAGAACTGAGCAGCACTGCCCGCAAACTTCTGGAGATCCTTTACGACTATGAAGTGGAGAACAGCCCCATATTCTTCCATGTGTTCAGCAATGGAGGGTTCATGCTTTACCGTTATGTCGTTGAACTCATGCACAGTGAACAACAGTTCAGTTCCCTGCGCGTGGTAGGGGCTGTAGTAGACAGTGCCCCCGGTAGTGGTAATGTCTGTGGGGCGGTACGCGCCCTCACTGCTACTCTGGGGCCCAATGTCAACACAATGTTAAAGTACGTCCTCCTGACGCTGTTTGCCGTGACTGTTTTCCTACTACGGGTGGTCCTGTACCCCGTGACCAAGTACATCCACAGGAACCACTATGATGCTATGAGGGAGCGCCCGGCCACCTGGCCCCAGCTCTACCTCTACTCCCAGGCCGACCAGGTGATCCGCAACAGAGACGTGGAGCTCATGGTCAAGGCCCTGAAAGAGAAGGGGATGCCAGTGGACAGTTATGACTTTGTGACCACTGCTCATGTCAGCCACTACCGAGATTTTCCCCAGGAGTACACCACACGGTGCCTGGCTTTCCTCGCCGACTGCATGAAGGCCCCCGAGGGGACCCAGAGCAAAAAGCAGCGCCACCTTATCCAGTAG